In the genome of Mastomys coucha isolate ucsf_1 unplaced genomic scaffold, UCSF_Mcou_1 pScaffold21, whole genome shotgun sequence, the window acaacaaaaacccctgttccctccccctccctctgttcaccaacccatcctctcctgctttctggccctggcattcccatacactggggcatagaaccttcacagggccaaaggcttctcttcccattgatgaccagcttggccatcctcaaCATCAGAATTCTTAAGCAGTGCTGGTGTGCTGGCTGTAACGCTTCATTGTTTAAGATCCATCCAgctgttactcttttttttttttttttttgagatataagTTATGTAGGGCAAGTGTAAAAACTCTTGATTAGATAATGGAAATTAAGACTTAGAGTTCAGGATAAAATTGCAGTCATGTTTTTATTGAAATAGGCTTGATCACAATAAAATAGATGCTATTAAATTAATATTGAAATGGCTTCTATTACTGTGTACATTAAGTTAAGATTAAGACTGAATTAGATTAGTGATTGAGTTATATTTCAATGTCAGTTTATGTTACTACTACCACTGATGGATTTGCATGAAAATCACCTTAAAATGGACTGATGAAGTCcagtattaatttttttcaattactgTTTCTTCATCAATGGTTTCATTTTCAAGAGTCTTATAATCACTTAATTGGTTAATATAATCAATGTTAAAAATAGGAAGTATGAGTATAAGATACCACAGaggatgtaattttttttttttttagtttgagaAACTGAATGATTAATTATATCAGAATGTCATCTTACCATTTCACTTAATATATAGGTAGGGTTAACAAGTAGAACTAAGTGGCTTTTTGTCTGGTACTTGATTCATGGTTAGATGAAATTTAGGGTTGGTTCAGAGTTTGAATAGGCAATGGAGTTAGAGTTTTGTTAGAAAATTGGACACTAGGATCAAGGGTGGTATGGCATTGAGATTCTAGAGGACATGACAATGGCTTGTCTTTGTATTTCAGCTTCAATCTTCCTGGTACTGGCTACATCCTGATTCCTTCAGCATGGTGGGCCTCAATAGCAGTGAATCCAGTGCCACGTATTTCATCTTAATAGGCCTCCCAGGATTGGAAGAGGTCCAGTTTTGGTTGGCTTTCCCATTGTGTTCCCTCTACCTTATTGCTGTGCTAGGTAACTTGACCATCATTTACATTGTGAGGACAGAGCACAGCCTACATGAGCCCATGTATATCTTTCTTTGCATGCTTTCTGGCCTAGACATTCTCATTTCCACCTCATCCATGCCAAAAATGATGGCCATTTTTTGGTTCAATTCCACTACCATCCAGTTTGATGCTTGTCTGGTACAGATGTTTGCCATTCATTCCTTATCTGGCATGGAGTCCACAGTGCTGCTGGCCATGGCCTTTGACCGCTACGTGGCCATTTGTCATCCTCTACGGCATGCCACTGTGCTTACATTGCCTCGTGTTGCCAAGATCGGCATGGCTGCTGTGGTCCGGGGTGCAGCACTAATGGCACCCTTACCTGTTTTCATCAAAAGGTTGCCTTTCTGTCATTCCAATATCCTTTCTCATTCCTACTGCCTACACCAAGACGTCATGAAGCTGGCCTGTGCTGACATCCGTGTCAATGTCATCTATGGACTCATTGTCATCATCTCAGCCATTGGTTTGGACTcacttctcatttccttctcatATTTGCTCATCCTCAAGACTGTGTTGAACTTGACACGTGAAGCCCAGGCAAAAGCGTTTGGCACTTGTGTCTCTCACGTGTGTGCTGTTTTCATCTTCTATGTGCCTTTCATTGGATTGTCAATGGTGCACCGTTTTAGCAAAAGGCATGACTCTCTCCTACCTGTCATCATGGCTAACATTTATCTTCTGGTTCCACCTGTGCTAAACCCCATAGTCTATGGAGTAAAGACAAAGGAGATCCGACAGCGGATCCTTCGCCTTTTTCTCATGACCACACACACTTCAGATCACTAGGAATCCATGATGAAACCTTCCTCCATTCAAAGTTCTGTAACTCGTACTTTAGTATGGTATCTTGGAAGACAgtagtaagaaaataaatctttctcaATAAAAACATAGCTCAGATCTTTCAAGGATGAAACTCAGTATGGAAATTCTACATGGAATGGAAGAACACCTACAATCTCCATTTTCTAATATCacattcattcttttgttctttctttagaTAATTATTAGGACCAAGACTTGTGTTTTGAAAGTTATTACTCCCAATATTATCATCACTTCCAAATTTCAATTCATTTCACTGATGATGGTTCACAGCATTTGGAGATGGAGTAACACCTTTAAAATGTTCATCAAAGGcatgacaaaagaaaactaaacgcCAAgactataataaaattatataatctcATTTAAAACCCCATTTCCTCATCAGAATTCACAATACCTTTGGATATCTAAGAAGGTAGAACTGGATTCCTTATTCAAAACAATCTCCAaagaaatattgtttttcttctgggTCCCAGGCCAGAACAAACACACTTGTCTATACTTTGAGATGACATATGTTGTTATGACAGTTGTCACGGCCATGAAGATACTTTTACTTACTTAAGCTTCTCaaccttttatttgtttcttgattgCACCAATGGGGAAATTGATATTTCATGGGAATAAGTGACTTACAGAGAACCGTAGAAgcttaaaaatagaagaaaaaaaaaagaagagctttCATGTCTGATCCTGTTATGTAGAAGAATTGTTAGACAGACTGGCAGAATGTTGAGTTGGGAATTTCCAGAATCTTACACTGTTTTTGGTGGAGGCATTTGGTCCTTTATTTCCACTTACCTAGTACTGTTTTGAGTAATTTTCTATCAATAGAACTCATGGCTTTAATCATTCCAATAAACATTGCTCTGTGCCTAGCCTAATCATTACAGTGTCCACACAATGGAAACAGAGTGTTCCTAAATGGGCTTATTTGAGAAACAGTGGGGTTAGCAGCAGATTCCATGGGTATCTGAGGGATGATTTAGGAGAAGCCATTTAGAATATCCAGGAGCTTGTTGTATAAAGAGAGGGCTAATCACCATAGAGAAGAGAGTCAAAAGGAAGAGACATGAGACTGAGTAGGTTAAATGAGACTGACCAGGAAGTAAGGCTAGGGAAAAGGTGGGTCCATACAAAACGAGGAGGACATATACAAGCAAGCACCACAGATACCCAGGGCCTTAAGCTGTGTTGCAGTGAGGGAAATAAGGGCTACATTCCTGACAGACTTACCATAAATATAGCTGAGAGTC includes:
- the LOC116100676 gene encoding olfactory receptor 51E1, coding for MVGLNSSESSATYFILIGLPGLEEVQFWLAFPLCSLYLIAVLGNLTIIYIVRTEHSLHEPMYIFLCMLSGLDILISTSSMPKMMAIFWFNSTTIQFDACLVQMFAIHSLSGMESTVLLAMAFDRYVAICHPLRHATVLTLPRVAKIGMAAVVRGAALMAPLPVFIKRLPFCHSNILSHSYCLHQDVMKLACADIRVNVIYGLIVIISAIGLDSLLISFSYLLILKTVLNLTREAQAKAFGTCVSHVCAVFIFYVPFIGLSMVHRFSKRHDSLLPVIMANIYLLVPPVLNPIVYGVKTKEIRQRILRLFLMTTHTSDH